ACACAACCAAACCCGCACCGTACTCGGCTTGAGTCTTGCCGAGCAAATTGCCAAATACGATATTACGCTGACCAAAGATGAAGCGGTGCATAAATTCTTCCGCGCAGGGCCTGCCGGTATTCGCACCACACAAGCCTTCTCGCAAGATACGCGTTGGGAAAGCGTGGATGATGATCGCCAACATGGCTGTATCCGTAGCAAAGCCTTCGCCTACAGCCAAGATGGCGGATTAGCAATGTTATCGGGCAATATCGCTCTTGACGGTTGTATCGTCAAAACGGCCGGTGTGGATGAATCTATTTTAAAATTCAAAGGTGAAGCCATTGTTTTTGAAAGCCAAGAAGATGCTGTTGCAGGTATTTTAGGCGGAAAAGTACGTGCAGGACACGTGGTAGTTATCCGCTATGAAGGTCCTAAAGGTGGACCAGGTATGCAAGAAATGCTATATCCGACCAGTTATTTAAAATCCATGGGACTTGGTAAAGCCTGTGCTTTATTAACTGATGGGCGTTTCTCTGGCGGTACATCGGGATTATCCATCGGGCATTGCTCTCCGGAAGCGGCAGCTGGCGGTACAATTGGTTTGGTAAAAGATGGTGATACAATTGAAATTGATATTCCAAACCGTAAAATCGAATTGGTGGTTCCGGAGACTGAACTTGCGCAACGTCGTGCGGAGCAAGATAAAAAAGGCTGGAAACCAGCAAATCGTCAACGCGAAGTGTCATTTGCGTTAAAAGTTTATGGCCATTTCGCAACTTCCGCAGATAAAGGTGCGGTACGAGATAAAAGTAAAATTTAAACAATAGTAATAAAAGTGCGGTCATTTTAACCGCACTTTTTAATTAGGTAATCAACATGGTAAACGAATTAACCTCAAGCCAACCTAGCGGTGCAGAATACTTAAAAGCGATTTTAAGCTCAAAAGTATATGAATTGGCGCAAGTGACGCCATTGCAACCCATGGAAAAATTATCCGAACGGTTGGGCAATAAAATTTTTGTAAAACGTGAAGATCGTCAACCGGTTCACAGCTTCAAATTACGTGGCGCTTATGCCATGATCGCAAGCCTCACAGCGGAACAAAAAGCCGCTGGTGTGATTGCTGCATCCGCCGGTAATCATGCGCAAGGCGTAGCCTTATCCGCAAAAAATTTAGGATTAAAAGCCTTAATTGTAATGCCACAAAATACCCCAAGTATTAAGGTTGACGCAGTACGTGGCTATGGCGGCGAAGTGTTGTTGCATGGAGCCAATTTTGACGAAGCCAAAGCCAAAGCGATTGAACTCTCGCAAACTAAGCATATGACCTTTATCCCGCCATTCGATCATCCGGCGGTCATCTCCGGTCAAGGTTCTTTAGCATTAGAATTGTTACAACAAAATACCCACATTGATCGCATTTTTGTACCGGTCGGCGGCGGCGGTTTGGTCGCGGGTATTGCAGTGTTAATCAAACAACTGATGCCGGAAATTAAAGTGATCGGCGTTGAAAGCAAAGATTCCGCCTGTTTATATGCCGCGTTAAACGCCGGTAAACCTGTTGACTTAGAACGTGTCGGGTTATTTGCTGACGGGGTGGCGGTAAAACGTATCGGCGATGAAACCTTCCGTCTTTGTCAGCAATATCTAGATGATGTGGTCTTAGTTGATAGTGATGAAGTCTGTGCCGCCATGAAAGATATGTTTGAAAATGTGCGCGCCATTGCGGAACCCTCCGGTGCATTATCTTTGGCTGGGCTTAAGAAA
This portion of the [Pasteurella] aerogenes genome encodes:
- the ilvA gene encoding threonine dehydratase biosynthetic, encoding MVNELTSSQPSGAEYLKAILSSKVYELAQVTPLQPMEKLSERLGNKIFVKREDRQPVHSFKLRGAYAMIASLTAEQKAAGVIAASAGNHAQGVALSAKNLGLKALIVMPQNTPSIKVDAVRGYGGEVLLHGANFDEAKAKAIELSQTKHMTFIPPFDHPAVISGQGSLALELLQQNTHIDRIFVPVGGGGLVAGIAVLIKQLMPEIKVIGVESKDSACLYAALNAGKPVDLERVGLFADGVAVKRIGDETFRLCQQYLDDVVLVDSDEVCAAMKDMFENVRAIAEPSGALSLAGLKKYAKEHQLQGETLVNILSGANLNFHTLRYVSERCEIGEKHEAMLAVTIPEEKGSFLRFCHLLGDRAVTEFNYRYADQKQACIFVGVRIHDENEKAEIINHLQENGYPVMDLSDDDIAKTHIRYMIGGRSSSQQKERLYSFEFPEQKGALLKFLEMLGTHWNISLFHYRAHGADYGNVLAGFQLTDEDEIRFNGHLEELAYTYQDVTDSPAYRYFLG